The following are encoded together in the Zingiber officinale cultivar Zhangliang chromosome 8A, Zo_v1.1, whole genome shotgun sequence genome:
- the LOC122010685 gene encoding agmatine hydroxycinnamoyltransferase 1-like — protein MEVRVKSWRLVKPIDWHPPPSTDRVHIVPLTVFDKVTTNFHAAVIYLFRPPHAPTSNCHLERGLAEALSAYREFAGRFAADDDDFPLPFEPSPASLRFLSSNDDGDTGDALARVQLTRFACGSLAIGFSSHHRVADGHATANFLIAWGLACRGISFPSPFRDQSVVAVPRDPPEIRFDHRNTEYYFNADNDGDSFPKDD, from the exons atggAGGTGAGAGTGAAGAGCTGGAGGCTCGTCAAACCAATCGACTGGCATCCGCCTCCTTCGACTGATCGTGTCCACATCGTTCCCCTGACCGTCTTCGACAAGGTGACCACGAACTTCCACGCCGCCGTCATCTACCTCTTCCGCCCGCCGCATGCGCCGACCTCCAATTGCCACTTGGAGCGCGGCCTCGCGGAGGCCTTGTCCGCCTATAGGGAGTTCGCCGGGAGGTTTGCCGCCGACGATGACG ACTTTCCCCTCCCGTTCGAACCGTCCCCTGCTTCACTGCGCTTCCTCTCGAGCAATGATGACGGTGATACTGGAGATGCTTTGGCGCGTGTCCAACTGACACGGTTCGCGTGTGGCTCCTTGGCTATCGGGTTCTCGTCGCACCACCGCGTCGCCGACGGGCACGCCACTGCCAATTTTTTAATCGCGTGGGGGCTCGCTTGCAGGGGGATTTCGTTCCCGTCGCCGTTCCGCGACCAGTCCGTTGTCGCTGTTCCGCGTGACCCTCCGGAAATCCGGTTCGATCACCGGAACACGGAATACTACTTCAACGCCGACAATGATGGTGACAGTTTCCCAAAAGACGACTGA